One Thermomonas paludicola genomic window, CGCCGTCAGCCTGGGCTCGGTGGATACCTTGATCCAGCATCCTGCCGGACTGACCCACCGCATGGTGGATGAGAAGGTCAAGGCCGCGACCGGCATCACCCCGGGTCTGCTGCGGCTGTCGGTGGGCATCGAAGACGTCGAGGATCTGTGGGACGACTTGCTGCAAGCGCTGTCACGGGCCAGCGCATAGCCGGCAGAGCGTTGCGGTCAATCTGGATCCGGCCCATCGATGCGCCGGCTCCAGTCTTCCACCTCGCATTGCTGCAGGCGGCGTTCCACCAGCTTTCGCCATGACGGTACCAGCGGAAGCTGCAGTGCGGGTTGCAGTACCGCCGGGTCGAGCACGCGGTCAAACAGTACCGCGTTGAGTCGGCGCAGCGTCCAGCCCGGATGCGGCCGCGCAGTCAGCGTCAACAGGTCGCCGGCCGTTGCGCTGCCCGCCTGCAGCACGCGGTAATACCATCCGGTGCGGCCGGTGGTCTGCACCCGTCGTGCCATGTCGGTCACCCCGAAACGGTCGTTGAGCTTCCAGCACGGCTGCCGGCCCTGGCTGATTTCCAGCAGTGCGCTGCCCAGCGTGAAGCGGTCGCCGATGCACACCTCGCCTTCGTCCAGCCCGCGCGTGCTGATGTTCTCGCCAAACGCACCGGGGGTTTGCAGCAGCGGCAGCGGGCCAAGGTCTGCCTGCCAGTCTGCGTAATGCTCGAATGCGTAATGGTGCAGGGCCTTGTCCGGCCCGCCATGGACGCGGGTGTCGCCCTGTTCGTCGCCCTCCAGCCCAAGCTCGCCGATCCGCACGATGCCGGCGCGCAGGTGTTTGTCGATGCCGCTGGCGCTGCCGGGCCGCGTATAGGCCTTGGCACGCCCGGTCAACAGGGCATCCACGCGCACGGCGAGGCGAGTCGTCATGCCAGTGCCTTCAGCCGATACAGCGCTTCCAGCGCTTGTTTCGGCGTGAGGTCGTCCGGGTCCAGCGCGCCCAGTGCGTCCAGCGCGGCGGACGACGGTGCAAACAGGCCGAATTGCTGCGGCGCGTCCAATGCCGGTGCGCTCATCTGCGCACTGGGTGCATCGCGACCTTGCGCCTCCAGTTCGGCAAGCCGTGCACGCGCCTGCTGCAATGCCGCGTTGGGCAGGCCGGCCAGCGCCGCCACCTGCAAGCCGAAGCTGCGGTTGGCCGGGCCGGGCCGCACCGCGTGCATGAACACCAGTGCATCACCGTGCTCAACGGCATCCAGATGCAGATTCGCAATTCCGCTGCCGGGCTCGGCAAGCGTGGTCAACTCGAAATAGTGGGTGGCAAACAGGGTGTAGCTGCGATTGCTCGATGCCAACTGTCGCGCCACGGCGTCGGCCAGGGCCAGACCGTCGTAGGTGGACGTGCCGCGGCCGATCTCATCCATCAGCACCAGTGACTGCTCGGTGGCGTGATGCAGGATGTAAGCGGTTTCGCTCATCTCCACCATGAAGGTGGACTGGCCGCGGGCGAGGTCGTCGCCGGCGCCGATGCGGGTGAGGATGCGGTCGATCGGGCCGATCTCCGCCCTCGATGCCGGCACGAAGCTGCCGATGCAGGCCAGCAGCACGATCAGCGCGTTCTG contains:
- a CDS encoding MOSC domain-containing protein, whose product is MTTRLAVRVDALLTGRAKAYTRPGSASGIDKHLRAGIVRIGELGLEGDEQGDTRVHGGPDKALHHYAFEHYADWQADLGPLPLLQTPGAFGENISTRGLDEGEVCIGDRFTLGSALLEISQGRQPCWKLNDRFGVTDMARRVQTTGRTGWYYRVLQAGSATAGDLLTLTARPHPGWTLRRLNAVLFDRVLDPAVLQPALQLPLVPSWRKLVERRLQQCEVEDWSRRIDGPDPD